In Carya illinoinensis cultivar Pawnee chromosome 10, C.illinoinensisPawnee_v1, whole genome shotgun sequence, one DNA window encodes the following:
- the LOC122279285 gene encoding protein MEI2-like 5 isoform X1, whose product MKQFSNHICSGTTWIPTINIPKEAGGDAWGILSGSNTYYGSSDASLFSSSLPVLPHEKFNLNESERGFQSVEYGPSDLEKLQQDVEGIDSLEDLQTHAIGSLLPDDEEELLAGIMEDFDLNGLPGSLEDLELEEYDIFDSGGGMELETDPQESLSMGMSKLLSDGVVGNGMPHYAIPNGVGTVAGEHPYGEHPSRTLFVRNINSNVEDSELSALFEQYGDIRTLYTACKHRGFVMISYYDIRAARTAMRALQNKPLRRRKLDIHFSIPKDNPSDKDINQGTLVVFNLDPSVSNEDLRQIFGAYGEVKEIRETPHKRHHKFIEFYDVRAAEAALKSLNRSDIAGKRIKLEPSRPGGARRNLMLQLNQELEQDESRSFRPPVGSPIANSPPGNWGQFNGSMEHNSMQTASKSPVYRNLSPTTGNHLPGLASILHPQLSTSLKVAPIGKDQGRSSHVEHILSSTNSAYGATMPQSHSFPEPKSTQYHQTMSSFGPSTSNGSGIETLSGQQFLWGSPNPYSEHTSSLAWSRPSMGLPFTSTGKGPAFQYSGRHSSLLGSSHPHHHHHVGSAPSGAPFERHFGFFPESPETSLMSPVAYGGVGLGPSDGNFMVNMGARAAINPGINIPGSMSENGSSSFRIRSSQRLSPVFLGNGPYPGMPPSSMDSLAERGRGRRVENQVDSKKQFQLDLDKIKSGEDARTTLMIKNIPNKYTSKMLLAAIDENHRGTYDFLYLPIDFKNKCNVGYAFINMLSPSHIIPFYEAFNGKKWEKFNSEKVASLAYARIQGKAALVTHFQNSSLMNEDKRCRPILFHSEGSDVGDQIIQEHLPSNSLNIQVPKPNDSHLSNSSGSPTKDGSGEEPESC is encoded by the exons ATGAAGCAGTTTTCAAACCATATATGTTCAG GTACTACTTGGATACCGACTATAAATATTCCAAAAGAGGCAGGAGGTGATGCCTGGGGGATCTTGTCTGGATCCAACACTTACTATGGCTCAAGTGATGCTAGCCTTTTTTCAAGCTCATTGCCCGTTCTTCCTCACGAAAAAT TTAATTTGAATGAATCAGAACGTGGTTTTCAATCTGTGGAATACGGCCCGTCTGACCTAGAGAAACTACAACAAGATGTGGAGGGTATTGATTCACTTGAAGATCTTCAAACTCATGCAATTGGAAGCTTGCTTCCTGATGATGAGGAGGAGCTTTTAGCTGGCATAATGGAAGACTTTGACCTAAATGGGCTGCCTGGTTCACTGGAGGACTTGGAGTTGGAAGAGTATGATATTTTTGACAGTGGAGGAGGTATGGAATTGGAAACTGATCCACAAGAGAGCTTGAGCATGGGTATGTCAAAGCTTTTATCTGATGGTGTTGTCGGCAATGGGATGCCCCACTATGCTATTCCGAATGGCGTGGGAACTGTTGCTGGAGAACACCCGTATGGTGAACATCCTTCCAGAACATTATTTGTTCGAAATATTAACAGTAATGTTGAGGATTCAGAGCTAAGTGCCCTCTTTGAG caATATGGTGATATCAGAACTCTGTATACTGCATGTAAACATAGGGGTTTTGTAATGATATCGTATTATGATATCCGTGCTGCTCGAACTGCTATGCGTGCGTTACAAAACAAGCCGCTAAGACGGAGGAAACTTGACATTCACTTCTCAATTCCAAAG GATAATCCATCAGACAAGGATATTAATCAAGGAACCTTGGTAGTTTTTAATTTGGATCCTTCTGTTTCAAATGAAGATCTCCGTCAAATATTTGGAGCTTACGGCGAGGTCAAAGAG ATAAGGGAAACACCACACAAGAGGCATCataaatttattgaattttatgaTGTCAGAGCTGCAGAAGCAGCACTTAAGTCATTAAATAGGAGTGACATAGCTGGTAAACGCATAAAGCTTGAACCTAGTCGTCCTGGCGGAGCTCGTAGAAA cttgatgttgCAACTGAATCAAGAGCTTGAACAAGACGAATCTCGAAGTTTTAGACCTCCAGTGGGTTCACCAATTGCCAACTCTCCACCAG GTAACTGGGGGCAGTTTAATGGCTCTATGGAACATAATTCTATGCAAACAGCCAGTAAATCCCCTGTTTATAGGAACCTGAGCCCAACAACAGGCAATCATTTGCCTGGATTGGCTTCAATTCTGCACCCACAACTATCAACCTCTCTGAAGGTTGCTCCCATTGGCAAGGACCAAGGAAGGAGTAGCCATGTCGAACACATACTAAGCAGTACAAATTCAGCTTATGGGGCTACTATGCCACAGTCACATTCATTTCCAGAGCCCAAGTCGACCCAGTACCATCAAACAATGTCCTCTTTTGGCCCTTCAACTTCAAATGGATCTGGCATTGAAACATTATCTGGGCAGCAGTTTCTTTGGGGAAGTCCGAATCCATACTCAGAGCACACCAGTTCTTTAGCTTGGTCAAGACCGTCTATGGGACTTCCTTTTACATCTACTGGAAAGGGCCCTGCCTTTCAATACTCAGGTCGGCATTCCTCTTTGCTTGGCTCATCCCATCCACATCACCATCATCACGTTGGTTCTGCTCCATCTGGTGCTCCTTTTGAGAGGCATTTTGGTTTCTTCCCAGAGTCACCTGAAACATCATTAATGAGTCCTGTTGCTTATGGAGGTGTGGGTTTGGGCCCTAGTGATGGAAATTTTATGGTGAATATGGGTGCTCGTGCTGCAATTAACCCTGGCATTAATATACCTGGGAGCATGTCTGAAAATGGCTCGTCAAGTTTCAGGATTCGGTCCTCCCAAAGGCTTAGCCCTGTGTTCTTAGGTAATGGCCCATACCCAGGAATGCCACCTTCCAGCATGGATAGTTTGGCTGAGCGTGGGCGGGGCAGAAGGGTTGAGAACCAGGTTGATAGCAAGAAACAATTTCAGCTTGACTTAGATAAGATTAAAAGTGGGGAAGATGCTCGAACAactttaatgataaaaaatatcccaaataa ATACACCTCGAAAATGTTGCTAGCTGCTATTGATGAAAATCACAGGGGTACTTATGATTTCCTCTATCTGCCGATTGATTTCAAG AATAAATGTAACGTGGGCTATGCATTTATCAATATGCTATCTCCTTCTCACATAATTCCGTTCTATGag GCATTTAATGGAAAGAAGTGGGAGAAGTTTAATAGTGAGAAAGTTGCTTCCTTGGCATATGCTCGAATCCAGGGAAAGGCGGCCCTTGTGACTCACTTCCAGAATTCAAGCTTGATGAATGAAGATAAGCGGTGCCGACCAATTCTCTTTCACTCAGAGGGTTCAGATGTTGGTGATCAG ATCATCCAGGAACATCTTCCCTCCAACAGTTTGAACATCCAGGTCCCCAAACCAAATGATTCCCACTTGAGCAATTCTTCAGGAAGCCCGACGAAGGATGGCTCCGGTGAGGAGCCAGAAAGTTGTTGA
- the LOC122279285 gene encoding protein MEI2-like 2 isoform X2 produces the protein MKQFSNHICSGTTWIPTINIPKEAGGDAWGILSGSNTYYGSSDASLFSSSLPVLPHEKFNLNESERGFQSVEYGPSDLEKLQQDVEGIDSLEDLQTHAIGSLLPDDEEELLAGIMEDFDLNGLPGSLEDLELEEYDIFDSGGGMELETDPQESLSMGMSKLLSDGVVGNGMPHYAIPNGVGTVAGEHPYGEHPSRTLFVRNINSNVEDSELSALFEQYGDIRTLYTACKHRGFVMISYYDIRAARTAMRALQNKPLRRRKLDIHFSIPKDNPSDKDINQGTLVVFNLDPSVSNEDLRQIFGAYGEVKEIRETPHKRHHKFIEFYDVRAAEAALKSLNRSDIAGKRIKLEPSRPGGARRNLMLQLNQELEQDESRSFRPPVGSPIANSPPGNWGQFNGSMEHNSMQTASKSPVYRNLSPTTGNHLPGLASILHPQLSTSLKVAPIGKDQGRSSHVEHILSSTNSAYGATMPQSHSFPEPKSTQYHQTMSSFGPSTSNGSGIETLSGQQFLWGSPNPYSEHTSSLAWSRPSMGLPFTSTGKGPAFQYSGRHSSLLGSSHPHHHHHVGSAPSGAPFERHFGFFPESPETSLMSPVAYGGVGLGPSDGNFMVNMGARAAINPGINIPGSMSENGSSSFRIRSSQRLSPVFLGNGPYPGMPPSSMDSLAERGRGRRVENQVDSKKQFQLDLDKIKSGEDARTTLMIKNIPNK, from the exons ATGAAGCAGTTTTCAAACCATATATGTTCAG GTACTACTTGGATACCGACTATAAATATTCCAAAAGAGGCAGGAGGTGATGCCTGGGGGATCTTGTCTGGATCCAACACTTACTATGGCTCAAGTGATGCTAGCCTTTTTTCAAGCTCATTGCCCGTTCTTCCTCACGAAAAAT TTAATTTGAATGAATCAGAACGTGGTTTTCAATCTGTGGAATACGGCCCGTCTGACCTAGAGAAACTACAACAAGATGTGGAGGGTATTGATTCACTTGAAGATCTTCAAACTCATGCAATTGGAAGCTTGCTTCCTGATGATGAGGAGGAGCTTTTAGCTGGCATAATGGAAGACTTTGACCTAAATGGGCTGCCTGGTTCACTGGAGGACTTGGAGTTGGAAGAGTATGATATTTTTGACAGTGGAGGAGGTATGGAATTGGAAACTGATCCACAAGAGAGCTTGAGCATGGGTATGTCAAAGCTTTTATCTGATGGTGTTGTCGGCAATGGGATGCCCCACTATGCTATTCCGAATGGCGTGGGAACTGTTGCTGGAGAACACCCGTATGGTGAACATCCTTCCAGAACATTATTTGTTCGAAATATTAACAGTAATGTTGAGGATTCAGAGCTAAGTGCCCTCTTTGAG caATATGGTGATATCAGAACTCTGTATACTGCATGTAAACATAGGGGTTTTGTAATGATATCGTATTATGATATCCGTGCTGCTCGAACTGCTATGCGTGCGTTACAAAACAAGCCGCTAAGACGGAGGAAACTTGACATTCACTTCTCAATTCCAAAG GATAATCCATCAGACAAGGATATTAATCAAGGAACCTTGGTAGTTTTTAATTTGGATCCTTCTGTTTCAAATGAAGATCTCCGTCAAATATTTGGAGCTTACGGCGAGGTCAAAGAG ATAAGGGAAACACCACACAAGAGGCATCataaatttattgaattttatgaTGTCAGAGCTGCAGAAGCAGCACTTAAGTCATTAAATAGGAGTGACATAGCTGGTAAACGCATAAAGCTTGAACCTAGTCGTCCTGGCGGAGCTCGTAGAAA cttgatgttgCAACTGAATCAAGAGCTTGAACAAGACGAATCTCGAAGTTTTAGACCTCCAGTGGGTTCACCAATTGCCAACTCTCCACCAG GTAACTGGGGGCAGTTTAATGGCTCTATGGAACATAATTCTATGCAAACAGCCAGTAAATCCCCTGTTTATAGGAACCTGAGCCCAACAACAGGCAATCATTTGCCTGGATTGGCTTCAATTCTGCACCCACAACTATCAACCTCTCTGAAGGTTGCTCCCATTGGCAAGGACCAAGGAAGGAGTAGCCATGTCGAACACATACTAAGCAGTACAAATTCAGCTTATGGGGCTACTATGCCACAGTCACATTCATTTCCAGAGCCCAAGTCGACCCAGTACCATCAAACAATGTCCTCTTTTGGCCCTTCAACTTCAAATGGATCTGGCATTGAAACATTATCTGGGCAGCAGTTTCTTTGGGGAAGTCCGAATCCATACTCAGAGCACACCAGTTCTTTAGCTTGGTCAAGACCGTCTATGGGACTTCCTTTTACATCTACTGGAAAGGGCCCTGCCTTTCAATACTCAGGTCGGCATTCCTCTTTGCTTGGCTCATCCCATCCACATCACCATCATCACGTTGGTTCTGCTCCATCTGGTGCTCCTTTTGAGAGGCATTTTGGTTTCTTCCCAGAGTCACCTGAAACATCATTAATGAGTCCTGTTGCTTATGGAGGTGTGGGTTTGGGCCCTAGTGATGGAAATTTTATGGTGAATATGGGTGCTCGTGCTGCAATTAACCCTGGCATTAATATACCTGGGAGCATGTCTGAAAATGGCTCGTCAAGTTTCAGGATTCGGTCCTCCCAAAGGCTTAGCCCTGTGTTCTTAGGTAATGGCCCATACCCAGGAATGCCACCTTCCAGCATGGATAGTTTGGCTGAGCGTGGGCGGGGCAGAAGGGTTGAGAACCAGGTTGATAGCAAGAAACAATTTCAGCTTGACTTAGATAAGATTAAAAGTGGGGAAGATGCTCGAACAactttaatgataaaaaatatcccaaataagtAA